A part of Acipenser ruthenus chromosome 12, fAciRut3.2 maternal haplotype, whole genome shotgun sequence genomic DNA contains:
- the LOC117416512 gene encoding extracellular calcium-sensing receptor-like produces the protein MVQATAMQLLLILALLSPVIKPTPGKTTEPACTLQGNFELPGFLADGDIIIAGLFPIHYRVLAPELNYTYKPAALGCQGFSSRTFRRAQTMRFAIKEINENPSLLPNITLGYKMYDSCDTHVGAVRAALSVINGPKEVSSMMCSGASPVKVIITSFSSIVSNTLQPFKIPLISYVSTCACLSNRNNYPHFFRTIPSDYYQVKAIVQLVKHFGWTWVGGVYEDTGYGIFAFEQLSKEFKKIGVCLAYCEIINKAYSRKRILNILDIMKKSSAKVVISFAEEGGLYPLLTEYVQQNITGIQWIASEAWITSSVFSSRKFYPSLGGTIGFAIRRGEIPGLKDFLLQVHPSLYPDNALVKELWSTIFGCAFQPSNTTDQSVRGLPLCTGHESLEEKYSEYTDVSSLRMSYNVYKAVYAFAHSLHNLINCEPGKGPFDNFTCADISNIEPYQLQHYIQEVSFTMFGEEINFDSNGDTSASYDLINWQRDADGTIRFVTVGLYDVSKGVGKELVINETILHWRGNQTKVPSSVCTESCPPGTRKGVRRGEPLCCFDCLPCADGEISDQTDSIECIQCPVDFWSNAERTECIPKEIEYLTYDEMGVTLTVIALFGACLTIGVLAVFLHYKNTPIVRVNNSELSFFILLSLALCFLSSIAFIGEPANWSCMFRHTVFSITFSLCISCILGKTVVVLMVFKATQPGSNIMKWFGPIQQRIMISACTSVQIIICAIWLIAMPPFPSKNTKYQSSKIILECDVGSTLAFWCVLGYIGVLACMCFVLAFLARKLPGNFNEAKYITFSMLIFCAVWIAFIPAYVSSPGKYTVAVEIFAILSSSFGLLFCIFAPKCYIILLKPEKNTKQYIMGK, from the exons ATGGTACAAGCTACCGCAATGCAGCTTCTTTTGATCTTGGCTCTATTGAGCCCAGTGATTAAACCTACACCAGGTAAAACAACAGAACCTGCTTGCACACTTCAGGGAAACTTTGAGCTCCCCGGATTCCTTGCAGATGGAGACATTATTATTGCAGGACTCTTCCCCATACATTACCGGGTACTGGCTCCTGAACTCAACTACACCTACAAACCTGCAGCTTTAGGATGCCAAGG ctTTAGCTCTAGAACATTTCGTCGGGCCCAGACGATGAGATTTGCTATTAAAGAAATCAACGAGAATCCAAGTCTTCTTCCAAATATTACTCTGGGATATAAGATGTATGATTCCTGTGACACACATGTGGGTGCAGTGCGAGCCGCTCTCTCAGTTATTAATGGGCCCAAAGAAGTCTCAAGTATGATGTGCTCTGGAGCCTCACCTGTGAAGGTCATTATTACATCATTTTCCAGTATTGTGTCAAATACACTGCAACCTTTTAAAATCCCCTTG ATAAGTTATGTCTCAACATGTGCTTGCCTTAGCAACAGAAACAACTATCCACATTTTTTTCGAACTATTCCAAGTGATTATTACCAGGTGAAAGCCATCGTTCAGCTGGTAAAGCACTTTGGCTGGACCTGGGTTGGAGGAGTTTATGAAGATACTGGATATGGAATATTTGCATTTGAACAGCTAagtaaagaatttaaaaaaattggaGTCTGTTTGGCCTACTGTGAAATTATTAATAAAGCATACAGCAGAAAAAGGATTCTTAACATTTTAGATATAATGAAGAAGTCCTCTGCAAAGGTCGTCATATCGTTTGCAGAAGAGGGGGGGCTCTACCCCTTGCTGACAGAGTATGTACAACAAAATATCACAGGAATTCAGTGGATAGCCAGTGAAGCCTGGATAACATCTTCCGTGTTTTCATCCAGAAAATTCTATCCATCACTAGGTGGTACAATTGGATTTGCCATTCGCAGGGGTGagattcctggtttaaaagactTCCTCCTTCAAGTTCATCCATCGTTGTACCCTGACAATGCTCTAGTCAAGGAGCTCTGGAGCACTATATTTGGATGCGCATTTCAACCTTCAAACACCACTGACCAGTCTGTGAGAGGGCTGCCTTTGTGTACTGGTCATGAATCTTTAGAAGAGAAGTACAGTGAATACACAGATGTATCTAGTCTCAGAATGTCTTACAATGTTTATAAAGCAGTATATGCTTTTGCTCATTCATTGCACAATTTGATAAACTGTGAGCCTGGCAAAGGACCATTTGATAATTTCACatgtgcagatatttcaaacatCGAGCCTTATCAG CTTCAGCATTACATTCAAGAGGTGTCATTCACAATGTTCGGAGAAGAAATCAACTTTGATAGCAATGGAGACACATCTGCCTCCTATGATTTGATAAACTGGCAGAGAGACGCAGATGGAACTATTCGCTTTGTCACAGTGGGGCTTTACGATGTATCCAAAGGTGTGGGCAAAGAGCTTGTGATAAACGAAACGATATTACATTGGAGAGGCAACCAAACCAAG gtacCGAGTTCAGTATGCACTGAAAGCTGCCCCCCTGGTACAAGGAAAGGGGTTCGTCGAGGAGAGCCTCTTTGTTGCTTTGACTGTCTACCATGTGCTGATGGTGAGATTAGTGATCAGACAG ATTCAATAGAATGCATACAATGCCCTGTGGATTTCTGGTCGaatgctgaaagaactgaatgcaTACCCAAAGAAATTGAATACCTTACGTACGATGAAATGGGGGTCACGTTAACTGTGATTGCCTTATTTGGAGCCTGTCTTACAATTGGTGTCCTTGCTGTGTTCCTTCATTACAAAAACACTCCAATAGTCCGTGTCAACAACTCTGAACTCAGCTTTTTCATTCTGCTGTCACTGGCACTGTGTTTCCTGTCTTCTATTGCATTCATAGGTGAGCCAGCTAATTGGTCTTGCATGTTTAGGCACACTGTGTTTAGCATCACATTCTCACTGTGCATATCTTGTATTCTTGGTAAAACAGTAGTGGTGCTGATGGTCTTTAAAGCCACACAACCTGGCAGTAATATCATGAAATGGTTTGGACCCATACAACAAAGAATTATGATTTCCGCTTGCACTTCTGTTCAGATTATCATCTGTGCTATATGGTTGATTGCTATGCCCCCCTTCCCTTCAAAGAACACTAAATATCAAAGTTCAAAGATTATTTTGGAATGTGATGTTGGGTCTACCTTGGCATTTTGGTGTGTATTGGGCTACATTGGGGTTTTGGCTTGTATGTGCTTTGTTCTTGCATTTTTAGCAAGGAAACTGCCGGGCAATTTCAATGAGgccaaatacattacatttagtatGCTCATCTTTTGTGCTGTATGGATAGCCTTTATACCTGCGTATGTCAGTTCACCAGGAAAATACACTGTTGCAGTTGAAATATTTGCTATTCTTTCATCGAGTTTTGGGCTACTTTTCTGTATATTTGCACCAAAATGCTACATAATTTTACTAAAACCAGAGAAAAACACTAAGCAATACATTATGGGGAAGTAA
- the LOC117416511 gene encoding extracellular calcium-sensing receptor-like: MVLEPDLFFTAQPDSTRCSGFDSRSFRWAQTMRFAIKEINENPSLLSNITLGYKIYDSCATHVAALRATLSVLNGPKEVSGIMCSGASPVKVIIGDSGSSQSTVVSRTLQPFKIPMISYFATCSCLSNRNEYPTFFRLVPSDFYQVKAIAQLVKHFGWTWVGGISEDDEYGRSAFQELHKEFKKIGVCFAYFEVIPKVYSRERNLEILNIMKKSSAKVVISFAGEGELYPLLTEYVQQNITGIQWIASEAWITASLFSPREFYPSLGGTIGFAIHSGEIPGLKDFLLKVHPSLYPDNALVKELWSTMFGCTFQPSNTTDQSVRGLPLCTGHESLEEKYSAYTDVSSPRVSYNVYKAVYAVAHSLHNLINCEPGKGPFDNFTCADISNIEPFQLQHYIQEVSFTMFGEEINFDNKGDPIASYDLINWQRGTDGTICFVTVGLYDISKGVGKELVINEKILNWSGDQTKVPSSVCTESCPPGTRKGVRRGEPLCCFDCLPCADGEISDQTDSIECIQCPVDFWSNAERTECIPKEIEYLTYDEMGVTLTVIALFGACLTIGVLAVFLHYKNTPIVRVNNSELSFFILLSLALCFLSSIAFIGEPANWSCMFRHTVFSITFSLCISCILGKTVVVLMVFKATQPGSNIMKWFGPIQQRIMISACTSVQIIICAIWLIAMPPFPSKNTKYQSSKIILECDVGSTLAFWCVLGYIGVLACMCFVLAFLARKLPGNFNEAKYITFSMLIFCAVWIAFIPAYVSSPGKYTVAVEIFAILSSSFGLLFCIFAPKCYIILLKPEKNTKQYIMGK, from the exons cttTGACTCTAGATCATTTCGTTGGGCACAGACGATGAGATTTGCTATTAAAGAAATCAATGAGAATCCAAGTCTTCTTTCAAATATTACTTTGGGCTATAAGATTTATGATTCCTGTGCCACACATGTGGCTGCATTACGAGCCACTCTCTCAGTTCTTAACGGACCCAAAGAAGTTTCAGGTATAATGTGCTCTGGAGCCTCACCTGTGAAGGTCATCATTGGGGACTCTGGATCATCACAGTCCACTGTTGTGTCAAGAACACTGCAACCTTTTAAAATTCCCATG ataAGTTATTTCGCAACATGTTCTTGCCTAAGCAACAGAAATGAGTATCCAACATTTTTTCGACTGGTTCCAAGTGATTTTTACCAGGTGAAAGCCATCGCTCAGCTGGTAAAGCACTTTGGCTGGACCTGGGTTGGAGGAATCTCTGAAGATGATGAATATGGGAGATCCGCGTTTCAAGAGCTAcataaagaatttaaaaaaatcggAGTCTGTTTTGCCTACTTTGAAGTTATTCCTAAAGTATACAGCAGAGAAAGGAATCTTGAAATTTTAAACATAATGAAGAAGTCCTCTGCAAAGGTGGTCATATCGTTTGCAGGAGAAGGGGAGCTCTACCCCTTGCTGACAGAGTATGTACAGCAAAATATCACAGGCATTCAGTGGATAGCCAGCGAAGCCTGGATAACAGCTTCTTTGTTTTCACCCAGAGAATTCTACCCATCACTAGGTGGTACAATTGGATTTGCCATTCACAGCGGGGagattcctggtttaaaagactTCCTACTTAAAGTTCATCCATCATTGTACCCTGACAATGCTCTAGTCAAGGAGCTCTGGAGCACTATGTTTGGATGCACATTTCAACCTTCAAACACCACTGACCAGTCTGTGAGAGGGCTGCCTTTGTGTACTGGTCATGAATCTTTAGAAGAGAAGTACAGTGCATACACAGATGTATCTAGTCCCAGGGTATCTTACAATGTTTATAAAGCAGTATATGCTGTTGCTCATTCGTTGCACAATTTGATAAACTGTGAGCCTGGCAAAGGACCATTTGATAATTTCACATGCGCAGATATTTCAAACATCGAGCCTTTTCAG CTTCAGCATTACATTCAAGAGGTGTCATTCACAATGTTCGGAGAAGAAATCAACTTTGATAACAAAGGAGACCCAATTGCCTCATATGATTTGATAAACTGGCAGAGAGGTACAGATGGAACTATTTGCTTTGTCACAGTGGGGCTTTACGATATATCCAAAGGTGTGGGCAAAGAGCTTGTGATAAACGAAAAGATATTAAACTGGAGTGGAGACCAAACCAAG gtacCGAGTTCAGTATGCACTGAAAGCTGCCCCCCTGGTACAAGGAAAGGGGTTCGTCGAGGAGAGCCTCTTTGTTGCTTTGACTGTCTACCATGTGCTGATGGTGAGATTAGTGATCAGACAG ATTCAATAGAATGCATACAATGCCCTGTGGATTTCTGGTCGaatgctgaaagaactgaatgcaTACCCAAAGAAATTGAATACCTTACGTACGATGAAATGGGGGTCACATTAACTGTGATTGCCTTATTTGGAGCCTGTCTTACAATTGGTGTCCTTGCTGTGTTCCTTCATTACAAAAACACTCCAATAGTCCGTGTCAACAACTCTGAACTCAGCTTTTTCATTCTGCTGTCACTGGCACTGTGTTTCCTGTCTTCTATTGCATTCATAGGTGAGCCAGCTAATTGGTCTTGCATGTTTAGGCACACTGTGTTTAGCATCACTTTCTCACTGTGCATATCTTGTATTCTTGGAAAAACAGTAGTGGTGCTGATGGTCTTTAAAGCCACACAGCCAGGCAGTAATATCATGAAATGGTTTGGACCCATACAACAAAGAATTATGATTTCCGCTTGCACTTCTGTTCAGATTATCATCTGTGCTATATGGTTGATTGCTATGCCCCCCTTCCCTTCAAAAAACACTAAATATCAAAGTTCAAAGATTATTTTGGAATGTGATGTTGGGTCTACCTTGGCATTTTGGTGTGTATTGGGCTACATTGGGGTTTTGGCTTGTATGTGCTTTGTACTTGCATTTTTAGCAAGGAAACTGCCGGGCAATTTCAATGAGgccaaatacattacatttagtatGCTCATCTTTTGTGCTGTATGGATAGCCTTTATACCTGCGTATGTCAGTTCACCAGGAAAATACACTGTTGCAGTTGAAATATTTGCTATTCTTTCATCGAGTTTTGGGCTACTTTTCTGCATATTTGCACCAAAATGCTACATCATTTTACTGAAACCAGAGaaaaacactaaacaatacattatgGGGAAGTAA
- the LOC117416508 gene encoding extracellular calcium-sensing receptor-like: MVQATAMQLLLILALLSPVIKPTPGKTTEPACTLQGNFELPGFLADGDIIIAGVFPIHYRVLAPELNYTYKPAALGCQGFSSRTFRRAQTMRFAIKEINENPSLLPNITLGYKMYDSCDTHVGAVRAALSVINGPKEVSSMMCSGASPVKVIITSFSSIVSNTLQPFKIPLISYASTCACLSNRNNYPHFFRTIPSDYYQVKAIVQLVKHFGWTWVGGVYEDTGYGIFAFEELSKELKKIGVCLAYCEIINEAYSRKRILEIIDIMKKSSAKVVISFTEEGGLYPLLTEYVQQNITGIQWIASEAWITSSVFSSRKFYPSLGGTIGFAIRSREIPSLKDFLLKVHPSLYPDNALVKELWSTMFGCTFQPSNTTDQSGRGLPLCTGHESLEEKYSEYTDVSSLRFSYNVYKAVYAFAHSLHNLINCEPGKGPFDNFTCADISNIEPYQLQHYIQEVSFTMFGEEINFDNNGDTSAFYDLINWQRDTDGTIRFVTVGLYDESKGVGKEFVINEKILNWSGDQTKVPSSVCTESCPPGTRKGVRRGEPLCCFDCLPCADGEISNQTDSIECIQCPVDFWSNAERTECIPKEIEYLTYDEMGVTLTVIALFGACLTIGVLAVFLHYKNTPIVRVNNSELSFFILLSLALCFLSSIAFIGEPANWSCMFRHTVFSITFSLCISCILGKTVVVLMVFKATQPGSNIMKWFGPIQQRIMISACTSVQIIICAIWLIAMPPFPSKNTKYQSSKIILECDVGSTLAFWCVLGYIGVLACMCFVLAFLARKLPGNFNEAKYITFSMLIFCAVWIAFIPAYVSSPGKYTVAVEIFAILSSSFGLLFCIFAPKCYIILLKPEKNTKQYIMGK; this comes from the exons ATGGTACAAGCTACCGCAATGCAGCTTCTTTTGATCTTGGCTCTATTGAGCCCAGTGATTAAACCTACACCAGGTAAAACAACAGAACCTGCTTGCACACTTCAGGGAAACTTTGAGCTCCCCGGATTCCTTGCAGATGGAGACATTATTATTGCAGGAGTCTTCCCCATACATTACCGGGTACTGGCTCCTGAACTCAACTACACCTACAAACCTGCAGCTTTAGGATGCCAAGG ctTTAGCTCTAGAACATTTCGTCGGGCCCAGACGATGAGATTTGCTATTAAAGAAATCAACGAGAATCCAAGTCTTCTTCCAAATATTACTCTGGGATATAAGATGTATGATTCCTGTGACACACATGTGGGTGCAGTGCGAGCCGCTCTCTCAGTTATTAATGGGCCCAAAGAAGTCTCAAGTATGATGTGCTCTGGAGCCTCACCTGTGAAGGTCATTATTACATCATTTTCCAGTATTGTGTCAAATACACTGCAACCTTTCAAAATCCCCTTG ATAAGTTATGCCTCAACATGTGCTTGCCTAAGCAACAGAAACAACTATCCACATTTTTTTCGAACTATTCCAAGTGATTATTACCAGGTAAAAGCCATCGTTCAGCTGGTAAAGCACTTTGGCTGGACCTGGGTTGGAGGAGTTTATGAAGATACTGGATATGGAATATTTGCATTTGAAGAGCTaagtaaagaattaaaaaaaattggaGTCTGTTTGGCCTACTGTGAAATTATTAATGAAGCATACAGCAGAAAAAGGATTCTTGAAATTATAGACATAATGAAGAAGTCCTCTGCAAAGGTGGTCATATCGTTTACAGAAGAGGGGGGGCTCTACCCCTTGCTGACAGAGTATGTACAACAAAATATCACAGGCATTCAGTGGATAGCCAGTGAAGCCTGGATAACATCTTCTGTGTTTTCATCCAGAAAATTCTATCCATCACTAGGTGGTACAATTGGATTTGCCATTCGCAGCAGGGAGATTCCTAGTTTAAAAGACTTCCTACTTAAAGTTCATCCATCGTTGTACCCTGACAATGCTCTAGTCAAGGAGCTCTGGAGCACTATGTTTGGATGCACATTTCAACCTTCAAACACCACTGACCAGTCTGGGAGAGGGCTGCCTTTGTGTACTGGTCATGAATCTTTAGAAGAGAAGTACAGTGAATACACAGACGTATCTAGTCTCAGATTCTCTTACAATGTTTATAAAGCAGTATATGCTTTTGCTCATTCGTTGCATAATTTGATAAACTGTGAGCCTGGCAAAGGACCATTTGATAATTTCACatgtgcagatatttcaaacatCGAGCCTTATCAG CTTCAGCATTACATTCAAGAGGTGTCATTCACAATGTTTGGAGAAGAAATCAACTTTGATAACAATGGAGACACATCTGCCTTCTATGATTTGATAAACTGGCAGAGAGACACAGATGGAACTATCCGCTTTGTCACAGTGGGGCTTTACGATGAATCCAAAGGTGTGGGCAAAGAGTTTGTGATAAACGAAAAGATATTAAACTGGAGTGGAGACCAAACCAAG GTACCGAGTTCAGTATGCACTGAAAGCTGCCCCCCCGGTACAAGGAAAGGGGTTCGTCGAGGAGAGCCTCTTTGTTGCTTTGACTGTCTACCATGTGCTGATGGCGAGATTAGTAATCAGACAG ATTCAATAGAATGCATACAATGCCCTGTGGATTTCTGGTCGaatgctgaaagaactgaatgcaTACCCAAAGAAATTGAATACCTTACGTACGATGAAATGGGGGTCACATTAACTGTGATTGCCTTATTTGGAGCCTGTCTTACAATTGGTGTCCTTGCTGTGTTCCTTCATTACAAAAACACTCCAATAGTCCGTGTCAACAACTCTGAACTCAGCTTTTTCATTCTGCTGTCACTGGCACTGTGTTTCCTGTCTTCTATTGCATTCATAGGTGAGCCAGCTAATTGGTCTTGCATGTTTAGGCACACTGTGTTTAGCATCACTTTCTCACTGTGCATATCTTGTATTCTTGGAAAAACAGTAGTGGTGCTGATGGTCTTTAAAGCCACACAGCCTGGCAGTAATATCATGAAATGGTTTGGACCCATACAACAAAGAATTATGATTTCCGCTTGCACTTCTGTTCAGATTATCATCTGTGCTATATGGTTGATTGCTATGCCCCCCTTCCCTTCAAAAAACACTAAATATCAAAGTTCAAAGATTATTTTGGAATGTGATGTTGGGTCTACCTTGGCATTTTGGTGTGTATTGGGCTACATTGGGGTTTTGGCTTGTATGTGCTTTGTACTTGCATTTTTAGCAAGGAAACTGCCAGGCAATTTCAATGAGgccaaatacattacatttagtatGCTCATCTTTTGTGCTGTATGGATAGCCTTTATACCTGCGTATGTCAGTTCACCAGGAAAATACACTGTTGCAGTTGAAATATTTGCTATTCTTTCATCGAGTTTTGGGCTACTTTTCTGCATATTTGCACCAAAATGCTACATCATTTTACTGAAACCAGAGaaaaacactaaacaatacattatgGGGAAGTAA